DNA sequence from the Brachybacterium sp. P6-10-X1 genome:
AGGGGCGATCCGTCCGTGGCGGCGATCTGCGTCCAGCTCTCCCCGTCGGCCGACAGCTCGAGGACGCCCTCGTAGATCTGGTCCCCGGCGGTCGTGTCGCTGCCCGCCATCTGCACGCGGGCGAAGGTGATCGGGTGGGTCTCCTCGAGATCGATGCGGATCTCGTCGTCGACCTGCGGCGCCGCGTCGGACCAGAACATGGTCGCCAGGTCTCCGTCGACCATCCGCTCGGGGACGTGGTCGCGGTAGGTGCCCAGCGTCGTGCTCGCCGTGGCGGGCAGACCGCGGAACGGCAGGGAGGGATCCTGTGGCAGCACCGCCCGCAGCTCCTCCCAGGCCCGGGACACGAAGGTCTCGAAGACCCCGTCGCCGACTCTGGGGACGATCTGGTCCTCGCGGTGGACGCCGTCCGCGCCCTGATCGGGGACGGTCGCCCGCCCGGCGGCCTCGACGTGCTCGCCCACCCGAGCCGCCGCGGCGGAGGCGTCCTCGAGCCGGTCCTCGGTGATCGCCCGGAGCATCTCGAGCTGGGCGCCCAGCGCCTCGGCCCAGTGCCCCGCCGCCACGATCCACGGAAGCGTGTCCCCGTAGAAGCCCGGGGAGGCCATCGACCCCAGAGAGTCCTCGAGGCCGATGATGGTGCGCAGTCGCTCGCTCAGCTCCTGGTCGCCGTCGGCCCCGGCGTCGTACGCCGCCCAGAAGGCCTCGACGTCGGCCGAGAGCGCGGGAGCGGCCGGCGAGCCGTCGCGGTAGGGCCAGTGCAGGTTGAGATCGACGAATACTCGCAGGTCCCGGCGGATCGTCTCGTCGGTGCCGGCGAGCTCGTCGAGCACGGCCTGCCAAGAGTCCTCGGCGTCGTAGACGATCGGGTCCCAGCAGTAGTCGGCATAGTTCGCCAGAGCGATCAGCGAGGCGTAGGGCTCGATCATCGGGTTCGAGGTGAATCCGGCGACGTGCTCGTGCAGCGTCGGGGCGCGACCTTCGAGGGGGTTCAGGAACAGTCGGTCGCGCCGCCCGTCGTTGACCGGGAAGTTGTCCCAGATGAACAGATGATCGGTGTGATAGCTCTCGGCCGCCCGCGCCACGGAGGCCTCGGTGACCTCGGGGGAGAAGACGCCCTCGCCGGTCCACTGGATCCGGATGTCGGGGTGGGTCTGCTCGCCGAAGGCGGTCTTGTAGTCGCTGGGCTCGGAGCCCGCGTAGTGGGTGGGCACGGTCTGCAGGGGCTCGAGGCCGTGGGCCTGGACGTAGTCCTCCTGCACCCGGGTGAGGTAGTGGGCCTGGGCCTCGGCGAGGGAGGCGAACTGCGCGGCATCGGCGTCGTCGAGCTCGCCGGGGATGTCGTCCAGCGCGATGTAGAAGCTCGTGACCCCGAGATCGCGCAGCTGGTCGAACTTCGTGACCGTGGCGTCGAAGTCGTCGTCGCCGCCGTAGGTGATGTCGTTGCCGGGCGAGAGCGCGTAGGTGAAGCTCACGTGGTGCGCGCCCGCGGTCTCGACGAGCTCGGCGAGCTTCTCGAGCTCCTCCCCCTCGTACAGCTCGCGCCACCTGGAGCGCAGCAGGAGGTCGTCCTTGGGGGTGTAGATGTACGTGTTCAGCTTGTGCGCGCCGTAGAACGCGAAGTGGTCCAGGCGGGCCTGGTGGGACCACGGGATCCCGTAGAAGCCCTCGATCGCCCCGCGGATCTCCATCCTGGGAGCGTCACGCACGTGCACGGCGGGAACGCGCGTCCCGCCGCCGAGCAGCTGGCGCAGGGTCTGGACCGCGTAGTAGGTGCCGCGGGCGTCGCGGCCGGCGA
Encoded proteins:
- a CDS encoding beta-N-acetylglucosaminidase domain-containing protein: MTSSSFLQRTPAPRAPGLSRRHALGLGLALGGALALPLPAALADGGPGSGSVSDLRPRPRSVQGSEHDVVLRGPVTVVIGAETDTAARGALVDVLESAGSRVRTVVADSADDIASGPRIHLGTPEDNPTLTAELDAAGVPGPEDLAADGYVLATGRNRGPVVTLAGRDARGTYYAVQTLRQLLGGGTRVPAVHVRDAPRMEIRGAIEGFYGIPWSHQARLDHFAFYGAHKLNTYIYTPKDDLLLRSRWRELYEGEELEKLAELVETAGAHHVSFTYALSPGNDITYGGDDDFDATVTKFDQLRDLGVTSFYIALDDIPGELDDADAAQFASLAEAQAHYLTRVQEDYVQAHGLEPLQTVPTHYAGSEPSDYKTAFGEQTHPDIRIQWTGEGVFSPEVTEASVARAAESYHTDHLFIWDNFPVNDGRRDRLFLNPLEGRAPTLHEHVAGFTSNPMIEPYASLIALANYADYCWDPIVYDAEDSWQAVLDELAGTDETIRRDLRVFVDLNLHWPYRDGSPAAPALSADVEAFWAAYDAGADGDQELSERLRTIIGLEDSLGSMASPGFYGDTLPWIVAAGHWAEALGAQLEMLRAITEDRLEDASAAAARVGEHVEAAGRATVPDQGADGVHREDQIVPRVGDGVFETFVSRAWEELRAVLPQDPSLPFRGLPATASTTLGTYRDHVPERMVDGDLATMFWSDAAPQVDDEIRIDLEETHPITFARVQMAGSDTTAGDQIYEGVLELSADGESWTQIAATDGSPLLEVTLPEAQEVASARVRATGKNPGGQWVQVREFGLGETAPGS